The genomic window TGAGCGAGGGAGACCTCGTCTCCGTGCCGTTCAACGTGGCGTGCGGCCGTTGCCGTAACTGTCGTGCCGGACGCACCGAAGTGTGCGAGACCACCAACCCGGACACCGCGTGCGCCGCGTACGGGTTCAACCTGGGCAACTGGGACGGCGGACAGTCTGAGTACATGTTCGTGCCGTACGCGGACTTCCAGCTGCTGCGCTTCCCGGACCGGGACCAGGCCATGGAGAAGATCCGGGACCTCGCTCTGCTCTCCGACATCCTGCCCACCGCATTCCACGGCCTCATGGAGGCGGGCGCCAAGCCCGGTTCTACGGTCTACATCGCGGGCGCCGGGCCCGTGGGCCGTTGCGGGGCCGCCGCGGCACGGCTGCTCGGGGCGTCCTGCATCATTGTGGGCGACTACAGCAAGGAGCGGCTGGATCTCGTGCGGCAGAACGGCTGCGAGACCATCGACCTCTCCGAAGACGTCCCGCTGACCGAGCAGATCGAGGCGATCCTGGGCGAGCCCATGGTCGACTGCGCGGTGGACTACGTGGGCACCGAGGCCCACGGCATCGGCTCCGAGGCGGAGAACATGGATCCCGCGTACGCCGTGAACCAGGTCCTGGACGCCACCCGCGCGGGCGGTGCCACGGGTATCATCGGCGTCTACGGCCCGGATCCGCTGGCATCCTCGAAGGCGGAGCAGGAGGGTACGTACCCCATCGACTTCGGCAAGGCATGGATCAAGTCCCCGCGCATCTCTGCTGGCCAGGCGCCCATCATGCACTACAATCGTC from Kocuria rhizophila DC2201 includes these protein-coding regions:
- a CDS encoding glutathione-independent formaldehyde dehydrogenase, translated to MADGNRAVVFHGTGNMQVDTVEYPKLVMPNGKKAPHGVILRIVATNICGSDLHIYRGSFPVPEGMRMGHEMTGEVVEVGSDVEFLSEGDLVSVPFNVACGRCRNCRAGRTEVCETTNPDTACAAYGFNLGNWDGGQSEYMFVPYADFQLLRFPDRDQAMEKIRDLALLSDILPTAFHGLMEAGAKPGSTVYIAGAGPVGRCGAAAARLLGASCIIVGDYSKERLDLVRQNGCETIDLSEDVPLTEQIEAILGEPMVDCAVDYVGTEAHGIGSEAENMDPAYAVNQVLDATRAGGATGIIGVYGPDPLASSKAEQEGTYPIDFGKAWIKSPRISAGQAPIMHYNRQLMMSILWDRMPYLSKMLNTKVISLDEVPEAYAAFDAGSDDKLIIDPHGMIKA